In the genome of Monodelphis domestica isolate mMonDom1 chromosome 2, mMonDom1.pri, whole genome shotgun sequence, one region contains:
- the LOC100617148 gene encoding olfactory receptor 2T6-like produces MDGDNRTNPINFFLMGFFSHNVASGFIYIIIFIIFFIALIANGAMIFLINTDTQLQTPMYFLLSHLSFIDIIYISTIVPKMLVSYFSAQETISFVACTAQYFLYQTFVGAEFFLLGLMAYDRYVAICHPLHYSVLMSRQICLIILASSWFGGSLDSFLLTPITMSLPFCASNKINHFFCEAPTMLRLACGDKAIYEMVMYICCVMMLLIPFSVVIISYTKILITVHQMNSPEGRKKALATCSSHIIVVTLFYGAALYTYMLPQLYHTPVKDKIFSAFYTILTPMINPLIYSLRNKDVTNAMKRVLGRCKRIPRVTGDEF; encoded by the coding sequence ATGGATGGAGACAACAGAACCAACCCTATTAACTTCTTCCTCATGGGGTTCTTTagtcacaatgtggcttctggattcatttatattatcatcttcatcatcttcttcattGCCTTGATAGCTAATGGGGCCATGATTTTCTTGATCAACACAGATACTCAGCTCCAAACACCAATGTACTTTCTACTCAGTCATCTCTCTTTCATTGACATCATATATATCTCCACCATTGTCCCAAAGATGCTGGTGAGCTACTTTTCAGCTCAGGAGACTATCTCTTTTGTGGCTTGTACAGCTCAATATTTTCTCTACCAAACATTTGTGGGAGCTGAGTTTTTCCTGCTTGGTCTCATGGCCTATGACCGCTATGTAGCCATCTGTCATCCTCTACATTACTCTGTTCTCATGAGTAGACAGATCTGTCTCATAATATTAGCCAGCTCTTGGTTTGGGGGCTCTTTGGATAGTTTCCTTCTCACTCCCATTACAATGAGCTTACCATTCTGTGCCTCCAACAAGATCAATCACTTTTTCTGTGAGGCACCCACTATGCTGAGGTTAGCATGTGGTGACAAAGCTATTTATGAGATGGTGATGTACATTTGCTGTGTCATGATGTTGCTAATCCCCTTTTCTGTTGTTATCATCTCTTATACCAAGATCCTCATCACTGTGCATCAAATGAACTCaccagaagggagaaagaaagcccTAGCCACTTGCTCTTCACACATAATAGTGGTGACCTTATTCTATGGGGCAGCTTTATATACCTATATGCTGCCCCAGTTATACCACACTCCAGTCAAAGATAAAATTTTCTCTGCCTTCTACACCATCCTCACACCCATGATTAACCCTCTTATTTATAGCCTGAGGAACAAGGATGTGACTAATGCCATGAAGAGAGTACTAGGAAGGTGCAAAAGGATACCCAGGGTAACTGGAGATGAATTCTAA